In Candidatus Desulfofervidus auxilii, one genomic interval encodes:
- a CDS encoding glycosyltransferase family 4 protein, with protein MLNNYYYLRGGSERVFFNEIELLEKHGHIVGVFSRDHQENFPSKYASFFPPNIQTDKVKFNLSAIKLISEIIYSKRNKNLFENFLSYFKPDIIHAHNIYGRITTSVLDAGKRYSLPVVMTLHDYKLICPNYKLMRNGKVCEDCKGKKFYMAILNKCHKNSYLASFIYVVETAFNEFLGKYKKNVDFFIAPSRFLKNKLIEFGMDREKIIYIPNFIDLNKYEPNYDFEDYFLYFGRISMEKGIDLLIDAFCNLNHKKIKLMIVGDGPIRVEMERKVEKLNNKNIKFTGYLSRSKLKKIIQNALAIILPSQWYENAPMSVLEAFAYGKPVIGAKIGGITEMIDEEINGYLFKAGDIDDLKIKMESMIKKDRFKIIEMGKNAREKVEKEYNAQLHYEKLMEVYEKAQI; from the coding sequence ATGCTAAATAATTATTATTATTTGCGTGGTGGTTCAGAAAGGGTATTTTTTAATGAGATTGAATTATTAGAAAAACATGGGCATATAGTAGGAGTATTTTCAAGAGATCATCAAGAAAATTTCCCAAGCAAATATGCTTCTTTTTTTCCTCCAAATATTCAAACTGATAAGGTGAAATTCAATTTATCAGCTATAAAATTAATAAGTGAGATTATTTATTCAAAAAGAAATAAAAATCTTTTTGAAAATTTTTTAAGTTATTTTAAACCAGACATCATACATGCTCATAATATTTATGGTCGTATTACAACCTCTGTTTTAGATGCTGGTAAAAGATATAGTTTGCCTGTAGTAATGACTTTGCATGATTATAAGCTTATATGTCCAAATTATAAATTGATGCGTAATGGAAAGGTTTGTGAAGATTGTAAGGGGAAAAAGTTTTATATGGCAATTTTAAATAAATGTCATAAGAATAGTTATCTTGCTTCATTTATTTATGTTGTTGAGACAGCTTTTAATGAATTTTTAGGAAAATATAAAAAAAATGTAGATTTTTTTATAGCACCAAGCCGATTTTTAAAAAATAAATTGATTGAATTTGGCATGGATAGAGAAAAAATTATTTATATCCCAAATTTTATAGATTTAAATAAGTATGAACCAAATTATGATTTTGAGGATTATTTTCTTTATTTTGGACGTATTTCAATGGAAAAGGGTATAGATTTATTAATAGATGCATTTTGTAATTTAAATCATAAAAAAATAAAACTTATGATTGTAGGAGATGGGCCAATTAGAGTAGAAATGGAGAGAAAAGTGGAAAAATTGAATAATAAAAATATTAAGTTTACAGGTTACTTAAGTAGAAGTAAGTTAAAAAAAATTATTCAAAATGCTCTAGCTATAATTTTGCCTTCACAATGGTATGAAAATGCCCCTATGAGTGTATTAGAAGCCTTTGCCTATGGAAAGCCAGTAATTGGAGCAAAGATTGGAGGAATTACAGAAATGATAGATGAAGAGATTAATGGATATTTATTTAAAGCAGGGGACATTGATGATTTAAAAATAAAAATGGAAAGTATGATAAAAAAAGATAGATTTAAAATTATAGAGATGGGGAAAAATGCCAGAGAAAAAGTTGAAAAAGAATATAATGCTCAATTACATTATGAAAAATTGATGGAAGTTTATGAAAAGGCTCAAATATAA
- a CDS encoding DUF86 domain-containing protein: protein MYERLITLERNIAELKNFKIEHTLEDVLSNKTKEWALRYGFLESIQIIIDIACHICAKYNLGSPNNYSECIELLRKFKYIDKTLEKKLIGMVGLRNILVHEYISVDTKLLYKLLDNIDDMNEFIKQIKDYI, encoded by the coding sequence ATGTATGAGAGACTAATCACTTTAGAGAGAAATATAGCTGAATTAAAAAATTTTAAAATAGAACACACCTTAGAAGATGTATTATCAAACAAAACAAAGGAATGGGCTTTACGTTATGGCTTTTTAGAATCTATTCAGATCATAATAGATATAGCTTGTCATATATGTGCAAAATATAACTTGGGAAGCCCAAACAATTATAGTGAATGCATTGAATTACTTAGAAAATTCAAGTACATAGATAAAACCTTAGAAAAAAAACTCATAGGAATGGTTGGTCTAAGAAACATTTTAGTGCATGAATACATATCTGTTGATACAAAGCTACTATATAAACTTCTGGATAACATTGATGACATGAACGAATTTATAAAACAGATTAAAGATTATATTTGA
- a CDS encoding nucleotidyltransferase domain-containing protein codes for MKKSNLFKKLKKEILDIYKSIDFIIVFGSYAKEHYSELSDIDIAIHFSKMPDILELGYIIAKLEAKLCKKIDIIILNELYKKNAKFCRHIITEGIVLYVSDNNKFIEFKKNTLLYYLDLKDLYEKNIKKFLERIERNKIGEQNYV; via the coding sequence ATGAAAAAATCGAATTTATTTAAAAAATTAAAAAAAGAAATTTTGGATATTTATAAATCTATTGATTTTATAATAGTTTTTGGCTCTTATGCTAAAGAACATTACAGTGAATTAAGCGATATAGATATCGCCATACATTTTAGCAAAATGCCAGATATTTTAGAATTGGGATACATAATAGCAAAGTTAGAAGCAAAATTGTGTAAAAAAATAGACATCATCATTTTAAATGAGCTTTATAAAAAAAATGCAAAATTTTGCAGACACATAATTACAGAAGGTATTGTTTTATATGTAAGTGACAATAATAAGTTTATTGAATTTAAAAAAAACACTCTGCTCTATTATCTAGATTTAAAAGATTTGTATGAAAAAAATATAAAAAAATTTTTGGAAAGAATCGAAAGAAATAAAATCGGAGAGCAAAATTATGTATGA
- a CDS encoding glycosyltransferase family 4 protein has translation MKIVYIALKGMPLGGGIEKYTEELGSRLVKKGHKIIVYCSPYYQTRNNEYKGMKVKILPCINTKSLQKISLCFLASLDQFLEKDIDIVHYHAVGPSIFSFLPRMLGRKTVVQIHGIEWKRPKWGYLGKTFFKLSDLSAVYFPNKVTAVSKVLKDFYEKKFGREVVYIPTGVNKPIKRPPKKIKKFGINGNDYIFFAARLVPDKGCHYLIDAFNELKTDLKLVIAGDAPHEEGYKRILYEKAQGNRNIIFTGFIHGELLEEFFSNAYIYVLPSEIEGLPTSLLEAMSYGNCCVVSDIPENLEALGNYGYSFKSKDYKDLKRCLQTLIDKPELIYEKKKDVAEYVCKHYSWDKIADEFEQLYYEILKN, from the coding sequence ATGAAGATAGTTTATATAGCTTTAAAAGGGATGCCTTTAGGAGGTGGGATAGAGAAGTATACAGAAGAGTTGGGCAGCAGATTGGTAAAAAAAGGTCATAAAATAATAGTTTATTGTAGTCCTTATTATCAAACTAGAAATAATGAATATAAAGGTATGAAGGTTAAAATACTTCCGTGTATTAATACAAAAAGTTTACAAAAAATATCGCTTTGTTTTTTAGCTAGCCTTGATCAGTTTTTGGAAAAAGATATTGATATTGTGCATTATCATGCAGTGGGGCCTTCTATTTTTTCTTTTTTACCAAGAATGTTAGGTAGAAAAACTGTGGTTCAGATTCATGGTATTGAGTGGAAAAGACCAAAATGGGGATATTTGGGAAAAACATTTTTTAAATTAAGTGATTTATCAGCTGTTTATTTTCCTAACAAAGTGACAGCTGTATCAAAGGTATTAAAAGATTTTTATGAAAAGAAATTTGGTAGAGAAGTTGTTTATATTCCAACTGGGGTGAATAAACCAATAAAAAGACCACCTAAAAAAATAAAAAAATTTGGAATTAATGGAAATGATTATATCTTTTTTGCAGCTAGACTTGTTCCAGACAAAGGATGCCATTATTTAATTGATGCATTCAATGAGCTGAAGACAGATTTAAAATTGGTTATTGCAGGTGATGCTCCACATGAAGAAGGATATAAAAGAATATTGTATGAAAAGGCTCAAGGAAATAGAAATATAATTTTTACGGGATTTATTCATGGAGAGCTATTAGAAGAATTTTTTAGCAACGCATATATTTATGTGTTGCCTTCAGAGATAGAAGGGCTTCCTACCTCTTTGCTTGAAGCGATGAGTTATGGAAATTGCTGTGTAGTAAGCGATATTCCTGAAAATTTGGAAGCTTTAGGCAATTATGGATATTCTTTTAAGTCAAAGGATTATAAAGATTTAAAAAGATGTTTACAAACATTGATTGATAAACCAGAATTAATCTATGAAAAGAAAAAAGATGTGGCAGAATATGTCTGTAAACA